From the genome of Lutra lutra chromosome 8, mLutLut1.2, whole genome shotgun sequence:
GTAGAATCATATTTATAGTGATAGAAATTactatggcaaaaaaaaaaaaaaatcaggagtcCTGGAAGCCAATTCTGTATTATCAAGTTAGCCTAGGAAAaggctttgctttgttttcatttgttttgttactttttttcatttaattaacatttaatgtattattggtgtcagaagtagaggtcagtgattcatcagtctttttttttttttttttttaagattttattttatctatttgagaccGCACAAGccgggaggagggtcagagggagagggaaaagcagactcagggagcccgatatggggcccGATCCTGTCCTAGGATCgcaacttgagccaaaggcagacgtccaaccgactaagccacccatgcgccccaattcatcagtcttctgtaatacccagtgctcattacatcatgtaccctccttaatgtcaaCCCAGTTACCCCGTCTCCCTatccccttcccttccagcaaccctcagttaagGCTTTACTTTGGGTATAGTTATTACTATGTTCTTTACCTCctaaagctatttctttttttaagatatttattggGGTGAGAGAATGtgtgcaggagcaggggaagaggtaaaaggagaagcagaatccctgctaagtgcagagcctgatgtgtaGGGCTCGATcttaacaaccctgagataagagccgaaatcaagagttggacattcaaccgactgagccacctaggttcccctGTGAAGCTTCTTCTGGAGAAGTTGAAAACCTGatgttcttttctattccttAGGCTATGTCCAAACTGGGTCTTCGACAGGTTACAGGGGTTACAAGAGTCACTATCCGGAAATCTAAGAATATCCTCTTTGTCATCACAAAACCAGATGTCTACAAGAGCCCAGCTTCAGATACCTACATAGTTTTTGGGGAAGCCAAGGTAAAGTTTTCTTGGATGCACTCTagaccagggtttctcaacctcagcactattgataGTCAAGAGTTAGATAATTCTTTGGTGTGAAATTTGAGGTCAGTTAATTCCTTGTTGTGGGAGGGGCTTTCCTGAGTGTTAgagatgtttagcagcatcctgCCCAGATGCGATAACCAAAAAAATCTCCAGACATTTTGGTAGATGTCCCTGGATGACAAAATTACCTcccagttgagaatcactgctttagaCCTAAACTAGTTCTCTCTGTACAGTGATACATTATCTTAGGGCAAATAATTTAAAGCTATATAGTAAGTTAACCTGAAGTAGCTTTAAAGTAAGAGTTTGGAAAAGatataaatgatttatttcacttactgcAGATTGATCTTGTCACATCTGTATTTTCTGCCCTGCAGATCGAGGATTTATCTCAGCAAGCACAACTGGCAGCTGCTGAGAAATTCAAAGTTCAAGGTGAAGCTGTCTCAAACATTCAAGAAAACACACAGACTCCAACTGTACAAGAGGAGAGTGAAGAGGAAGAGGTATATAGGGAaatcttttatacttttaatCCTCTCCAGATAGTAttttgtgtttaagattttatttataggggcgcctgggtggctcagtgggttaagccactgctttcggctcaggtcatgatctcggggtcctgggatcgagtccttcatcgggctctctgctcagcagggagcctgcttccctctctctctctctctctctctgcctgcctctccatctacttgtgatctctctctgtcaaataaataaataaaaatcttttttttttttaaagattttatttataatattacatataatatattattatttgtaatacaaatttgttatttatccatgagagagaggcagagggagaagcagcttggGGCTGCTTGGGGTtcagtcctaggaccccaggatcgtgaccagagccaaaggcagacgcttaaccaactgagccacccaggcacccagtattaTCTCGTATTAATGGGTGCGTTCTACATTGCTCTAGGCTCTCGAACTCAATTGACTTAAATAGTTTCTGAGTTATATTAAAGAACTAGATTTAAGAGACTCCTGTCTCCAAAGAACTACCAGAATTTTTCTTTGGgttattgtgtttttcttccttctcttaggTTGATGAAACCGGTGTAGAGGTTAAGGACATAGAATTGGTCATGTCACAAGCAAATGTGTCAAGAGCAAAGGCAGTCCGAGCCCTGAAGAACAACAGTAATGACATTGTAAATGCTATTATGGTAAGTGTCAAAGCCTTTATTCCTTGACTTCTTCAGCCCTGACCAGTTCGGGGTGACTTTATTTTCTGTACTTAAGATCAGCCAGTTTCGGAAGCTTCATTCCAAAGCCTATTCCGAATTACCTCATATTTAGGGGCCTGAATTCCCAATTTGCCTCTAACTACTTCTAATGATCTCTTTTCTTACAGGAATTAACAATGTAACCATCTGAAAACGAggactttttttttggtgtttcaaaAGAATAACTGCAGCTTGGTTTGAAATTTGTACTGTTTCTATCATTAATAAAGTTATGGCTTCTTGTTGGATGAACTCAGTGGGTGCTTggtctcttttccctccttccacccacctgcccccacccccaaaaaaacaaacatgaagtctctagaaatgaaaacatgtaattTACCTTAAGGCCTCAGCTTGAGTTTGAGAAGGTTTAGTGCCACAGATTCCTCACTTAAGATGTCAGTCTTTTCATCTCTTAAAGATACTATACTAGGCTGTCTGTTAGAACTTCCTTGTGTTAAGAGAATACAACTTAAATGTAAGGTTTCTCCTTTCCATATTCTTTCCCACATGTTAACTGTTAGCAAATCGTCTTCTATATTTAATAATCATCAGCCTCTTTTCTGGCCTACAGtccttgaatatatatatatatgggaccTCATCTGGCCTCTGGAAAGCAGTTCACAATGGTTACATCTTGATATGTAGGAGCTTGGTACAGGGTTGGAGAGGGTAGGGTGCATAATTAATATGGAtgaaaagagggacgcctgggtggctcagttggttgagcggctgccttcggctcaggtcatgatcccagcatcctgggatcaagtcccacatcgggctccttgctcggcagggagcctgcttctctctctgcctctgcctgcctctctgcctgcctgtgctcatttgctctctctctgacaaataaataaaaaatcttaattaaaaaaaaaaagaactggggcgcctgggtggctcagtgggttaagccgctgccttcggctcgggtcatgatcccaggtcctgggttcaagccccgcatcgggctttctgctcggcggggagcctgcttcctcctctctctctgcttgcctctctgcctacttgtgatttctctctgtcaaataaataaataaaaatcttaaaaaaaaaaaaaaagaacttaagaacatttaaaaaaaatatatggatgaAAAGACTGCACTTTGTACAAAATGCAGAGGTATGTCATGAAAGGAGTTTTTGACTTGTATACAGTATAAACTCTCTGCTGTCAGGCATACActatagaaacattttaatgtacaaaataaattatgattaGGGTAGCCATAATTATGCTAGGACAATAAGTGGAAAATGAGGCAAACTAATAAACAATGATTAGCCAGtgaatgaaaaatacacataactCCATAGAAGTCCTAGGAGAAGAGTAAAGTGTCTGAGTTTGGGTTGTTAGAAAATGGTTTGGGGGAAAAGCAGAAGACTAAAATTTGGAAATGGGAAAAGTAAACGTAGAGGTAAGAATcttaaataaggggcgcctgggtggctcagtgggttgagccgctgccttcggctcaggtcatgatctcagggtcctgggatcgaggcccgcatcgggctctctgctcgacagggagcctgcttcctcctctttctctacctgcctctctgcctgcttgtgatctctctctgtcaaataaataaataaaatcttgaag
Proteins encoded in this window:
- the NACA gene encoding nascent polypeptide-associated complex subunit alpha isoform X7, whose amino-acid sequence is MPGEATETVPATEQELPQPQAETGSGTESDSDESVPELEEQDSTQATTQQAQLAAAAEIDEEPVSKAKQSRSEKKARKAMSKLGLRQVTGVTRVTIRKSKNILFVITKPDVYKSPASDTYIVFGEAKIEDLSQQAQLAAAEKFKVQGEAVSNIQENTQTPTVQEESEEEEVDETGVEVKDIELVMSQANVSRAKAVRALKNNSNDIVNAIMVSVKAFIP